One window of Botrimarina mediterranea genomic DNA carries:
- a CDS encoding 3-hydroxyacyl-CoA dehydrogenase NAD-binding domain-containing protein — MTATRLDWTDTEAGRVAVVTLDLPGKSANLLSSAMLDEIAQRLDEVDAADNVAGLVITSAKPGVFIAGADLTEFAAGLDRPAEDILATCERGQTLLGRLASCNYVTVAAIDGVCVGGGLELAVWCDRRVVTDSPKTQLGFPEVKLGLMPGWGGTARTPRMIGLANAVELVTGGESVGGRDAFRLGLADDVVDAKLDVGSGKWEKLSGIPLPTSYFPLLAAAVRLIEAEQLSDAWRADREKRSSAIALSETELMFLGATAAAVIQQQTKGHYPAPVAALEVMLEASQMDFDGALTAEREAFAPLFGSPINRALLNVFFLTDRAKKSGQSAEGSRQKEASPRRPELETQSGEEVAIAGVIGAGIMGQGIAAANLKRGVRVLMSDNRPAALAAGIEGVIREASYDKATKGVSADLAIARAAHISGVNGSAGLAESNVVIEAVVENADVKRKLFAEIERTLSDSAILASNTSTIPITTLAEGLKRPENFAGLHFFNPVRKMPLVEVIRGAKTADKTVERLVAYSRKLGKTPVVVNDGPGFLVNRLLMPYMNEAALLVSEGVSIKAIDRAAKEFGMPMGPLELHDVVGLDTCLHAGEVLHAALGDRIEPAAIVGKLVEADRLGQKNGKGFYDWTPGKGGKPPKGTPSGEVLRIGDCGLRNEADGNSQSEIQNPQSLIDRLLFPMLLEATRALEEGIVDDARDVDLALILGVGFPPHRGGLFFWADSVGAAKLVERLEPLQPLGKRFSPTQLLLEKAKESGKFYG, encoded by the coding sequence AACCTGCTGTCGTCGGCGATGCTCGATGAGATCGCGCAGCGGCTCGACGAAGTGGACGCCGCGGACAACGTCGCGGGGCTGGTGATCACGTCGGCGAAGCCGGGCGTCTTCATCGCCGGCGCCGACCTGACGGAGTTCGCCGCGGGTCTCGACCGGCCCGCCGAAGACATCCTCGCCACGTGCGAGCGCGGGCAGACCCTGCTCGGCCGGCTGGCGTCGTGCAACTACGTCACGGTCGCGGCGATCGACGGTGTCTGCGTCGGCGGCGGGCTCGAACTCGCCGTCTGGTGCGACCGCCGCGTCGTCACCGACTCGCCGAAGACGCAGCTCGGTTTCCCCGAAGTGAAGCTCGGCCTGATGCCCGGCTGGGGGGGCACGGCGCGGACACCGCGGATGATCGGGCTAGCGAACGCCGTTGAGTTGGTGACCGGTGGGGAGAGCGTGGGGGGGCGGGATGCTTTCCGCCTTGGGCTGGCGGACGATGTTGTTGATGCGAAGTTGGATGTAGGAAGTGGGAAGTGGGAGAAGCTTTCGGGTATCCCACTTCCCACTTCCTACTTCCCACTTCTCGCCGCCGCGGTGCGGCTCATTGAAGCGGAACAGCTCTCCGACGCATGGCGTGCTGACCGCGAAAAGCGTTCCTCGGCGATCGCTCTTTCCGAGACCGAGCTCATGTTCCTCGGCGCGACGGCCGCCGCGGTCATCCAGCAGCAGACGAAAGGGCACTACCCGGCGCCGGTGGCGGCGCTGGAGGTGATGCTCGAAGCGTCGCAGATGGATTTTGATGGCGCGCTCACGGCCGAGCGCGAGGCGTTCGCGCCGCTGTTCGGCTCGCCAATCAACCGCGCGCTGCTCAACGTCTTCTTCTTGACCGACCGCGCTAAAAAGAGTGGGCAGTCGGCAGAGGGCAGTCGGCAGAAAGAGGCGAGCCCTCGACGCCCTGAACTAGAAACGCAGTCGGGGGAGGAAGTGGCAATCGCCGGCGTCATCGGCGCGGGCATCATGGGCCAGGGCATCGCCGCCGCCAACCTCAAGCGTGGCGTGCGTGTGCTGATGAGCGACAACCGCCCCGCCGCGCTCGCCGCGGGGATCGAGGGCGTCATCCGCGAGGCTTCTTACGACAAAGCGACGAAGGGCGTCAGCGCTGATCTGGCGATTGCGCGGGCCGCGCACATTAGCGGCGTTAACGGTTCGGCCGGGCTCGCTGAGTCTAACGTGGTGATCGAGGCAGTTGTCGAGAACGCCGACGTGAAACGCAAGTTGTTCGCAGAGATCGAACGGACGTTGAGCGACTCCGCGATCCTCGCCTCGAACACCTCGACAATCCCGATCACGACACTCGCCGAAGGATTGAAGCGCCCGGAGAACTTCGCGGGACTGCACTTCTTCAACCCGGTCCGCAAGATGCCGCTGGTGGAGGTGATCCGCGGCGCGAAGACTGCCGACAAGACGGTCGAAAGGCTCGTCGCTTACTCGCGCAAGCTCGGCAAGACGCCGGTTGTCGTGAACGACGGGCCGGGGTTCCTCGTCAATCGCCTGCTGATGCCGTACATGAACGAGGCGGCGTTGCTCGTCAGCGAGGGCGTCTCGATCAAAGCGATCGACCGCGCCGCGAAGGAGTTCGGCATGCCGATGGGGCCGCTCGAACTGCACGACGTGGTCGGCCTCGACACCTGCTTGCACGCCGGCGAGGTGCTGCACGCGGCGCTGGGCGACCGCATCGAGCCGGCGGCGATCGTCGGCAAGCTCGTCGAAGCGGACCGCCTCGGCCAGAAGAACGGCAAGGGCTTTTACGATTGGACGCCGGGCAAGGGGGGGAAGCCGCCGAAGGGCACGCCGAGCGGGGAGGTGTTGCGGATTGGGGATTGCGGATTGCGGAATGAAGCAGATGGCAATTCGCAATCCGAAATCCAAAATCCGCAATCGCTCATCGATCGGTTGCTGTTTCCGATGTTGCTTGAAGCGACACGCGCGCTGGAGGAAGGGATCGTCGATGACGCTCGCGATGTCGATCTTGCGTTGATCCTTGGCGTCGGTTTCCCGCCGCACCGCGGGGGGCTCTTCTTCTGGGCCGACTCGGTTGGGGCGGCAAAGCTCGTTGAGCGACTGGAGCCTTTGCAACCGCTCGGCAAGCGTTTCTCGCCGACACAGCTGTTGTTGGAGAAGGCGAAAGAGAGTGGGAAGTTTTATGGTTGA